From Pseudomonas sp. CCI4.2, one genomic window encodes:
- a CDS encoding CmpA/NrtA family ABC transporter substrate-binding protein — protein MNKSPNNALDWVAGSDAPEKNVIDLGFMALTDCAPLVVAATQGFGQPYGLTMNLKRQSSWSNLRDKLVNGELDAAHSLYGLIYAVQLGISGTGQVDMAVLMGLNQNGQSINLSKALQDAHVVSPDALDDRVHQSRSKLTFAQTFPTGNHAMWLYYWLASQGIHPLNDVDSVVVPPSQMVAHLQAGRIDGFCVGEPWGASAVNQGVGFTLATTQAIWPDHPEKVLGCTREFVQQNPNTARALVMAVLEASKFIEQNDENRRSTAQLLSGSDYLDTPVECIEPRLMGNYGDGLGHHWHDQHAVRFHGAGEVNMPYLSDGMWFMTQLRRWGLLRDDPDYLAIAAQVHQLELYGQAAKAVGVTVPASAMRSSQLIDGKIWDGSDPQAYAHSFKLHALVDTALTRVPR, from the coding sequence ATGAATAAATCACCCAACAACGCTCTGGATTGGGTCGCAGGCAGCGATGCACCGGAAAAGAATGTTATCGATCTAGGCTTCATGGCCTTGACCGATTGTGCCCCGCTGGTGGTCGCCGCCACCCAAGGTTTCGGTCAGCCCTATGGGCTGACGATGAACCTTAAACGTCAATCATCGTGGTCCAATCTGCGTGACAAATTGGTCAACGGTGAACTGGACGCGGCCCACAGCCTGTATGGACTGATCTATGCCGTGCAGCTCGGAATCAGTGGCACCGGCCAAGTCGATATGGCGGTACTGATGGGCCTGAATCAAAACGGGCAAAGCATCAACCTGTCGAAAGCGTTGCAAGACGCCCACGTGGTCAGTCCTGACGCGCTGGACGACCGCGTGCACCAAAGCCGCTCAAAACTGACCTTCGCCCAAACCTTCCCCACCGGCAACCACGCGATGTGGCTGTATTACTGGCTGGCGAGTCAGGGCATCCATCCGTTGAACGACGTCGACAGCGTGGTCGTTCCTCCGTCGCAAATGGTCGCGCATTTGCAAGCCGGGCGTATTGACGGCTTTTGCGTCGGTGAGCCGTGGGGCGCCAGCGCGGTTAATCAGGGTGTCGGATTTACCTTGGCGACCACTCAGGCCATCTGGCCGGATCACCCGGAAAAAGTCCTCGGTTGCACCCGGGAGTTCGTCCAACAAAATCCGAATACCGCCCGCGCGTTGGTGATGGCGGTGCTCGAAGCCAGTAAGTTCATTGAGCAAAACGACGAAAATCGCCGCAGTACCGCGCAATTGCTCAGCGGCAGTGACTACCTCGATACGCCGGTGGAATGTATCGAACCACGCTTGATGGGCAACTATGGCGACGGCCTCGGTCACCATTGGCACGATCAACACGCCGTGCGCTTTCACGGGGCGGGCGAAGTGAACATGCCTTACTTGTCGGACGGCATGTGGTTCATGACGCAATTGCGCCGCTGGGGTCTTCTGCGTGACGACCCGGATTACCTGGCCATCGCCGCTCAGGTGCATCAATTGGAACTCTATGGCCAGGCCGCCAAAGCGGTGGGCGTTACCGTGCCTGCGTCAGCCATGCGCAGCAGCCAACTGATCGATGGCAAAATCTGGGATGGTAGCGACCCGCAGGCCTATGCACACAGTTTTAAACTGCATGCTCTGGTCGATACTGCCCTCACCCGCGTTCCTCGTTGA
- a CDS encoding nitrate/nitrite transporter produces MNASFWKAGHRPTLFAAFLYFDLSFMVWYLLGPMSVQISADLHLTTQQRGLMVATPILAGAFLRVLMGLLADKLSPKTAGIVGQVIVIGALLTAWQLGIHSYEQALLLGVFLGMAGASFSVALPLASQWYPPEHQGKAMGIAGAGNSGTVFAALIAPALAMAFGWTNVFGFALIPLVLVLIAFSLMARNSPQRAKPKSMADYSKALGDRDTWWFMFFYAVTFGGFIGLASALPGYFNDQYHLSPVTAGYYTAACVFGGSMMRPLGGALADRFGGIRTLSGMYGVAAICIAAVGFNLPSSWAALALFVSAMLGLGAGNGAVFQLVPQRFRQEIGVMTGLIGMAGGVGGFLLAAGLGAIKQNTGGYQMGLWLFASLGVLAWFGLHNVKRRWRTTWGSAAVTAARV; encoded by the coding sequence ATGAATGCAAGCTTCTGGAAAGCCGGTCACCGACCGACGCTGTTCGCAGCCTTTCTGTATTTCGACCTGAGCTTCATGGTCTGGTACCTGCTCGGCCCAATGTCGGTGCAAATCTCCGCTGACCTGCACTTGACCACTCAACAACGCGGCTTAATGGTTGCAACGCCGATTCTGGCCGGCGCTTTTCTGCGTGTATTGATGGGCCTGCTGGCTGACAAACTGTCGCCAAAGACCGCCGGGATTGTGGGTCAAGTGATCGTGATCGGCGCCTTGCTAACGGCTTGGCAGCTTGGCATCCACAGCTATGAGCAAGCGCTGTTGCTCGGCGTATTCCTCGGCATGGCCGGCGCTTCGTTCTCCGTCGCCCTGCCGCTGGCCTCGCAATGGTATCCGCCAGAGCATCAAGGCAAGGCAATGGGCATCGCCGGTGCGGGCAACTCCGGCACCGTGTTCGCCGCATTGATCGCTCCGGCATTGGCCATGGCGTTCGGCTGGACCAACGTGTTTGGATTCGCATTGATACCACTGGTACTGGTGCTGATCGCCTTCAGCTTGATGGCGCGCAACTCACCGCAGCGGGCAAAACCCAAATCCATGGCCGACTACTCAAAAGCTTTGGGTGACCGTGACACCTGGTGGTTTATGTTCTTCTACGCCGTGACCTTCGGCGGCTTCATTGGCTTGGCCAGCGCCCTGCCCGGCTACTTTAACGACCAATACCACCTGAGCCCTGTAACGGCGGGTTATTACACAGCAGCCTGTGTGTTCGGTGGCAGCATGATGCGTCCACTCGGTGGTGCTCTGGCGGATCGCTTTGGCGGGATTCGGACCTTATCGGGCATGTACGGCGTGGCTGCAATCTGCATCGCCGCTGTCGGTTTCAACCTGCCGAGTTCCTGGGCAGCACTGGCACTGTTCGTGTCCGCCATGCTCGGCCTCGGTGCTGGTAACGGTGCAGTGTTCCAACTGGTTCCTCAGCGTTTTCGTCAAGAGATCGGTGTCATGACTGGCCTGATCGGCATGGCCGGCGGCGTCGGTGGTTTTCTACTGGCAGCCGGCCTGGGTGCAATCAAACAGAATACCGGCGGCTACCAAATGGGCTTGTGGTTGTTTGCCAGCTTGGGTGTCTTGGCCTGGTTCGGTCTGCATAACGTCAAACGCCGCTGGAGAACCACTTGGGGTTCGGCCGCTGTGACCGCTGCTCGGGTATAA
- a CDS encoding quinone-dependent dihydroorotate dehydrogenase, producing the protein MYNLARQLLFKLSPETSHDLSLDLIGAGGRLGLNGLLSKAPAQLPVTVMGLNFPNPVGLAAGLDKNGAAIDGFAQLGFGFVEVGTVTPRPQPGNPKPRIFRLPQAEAIINRMGFNNLGVDHLITRVKAARYSGILGINIGKNFDTPVERAVDDYLICLDKVYEHASYVTVNVSSPNTPGLRSLQFGDSLKQLLEALRMRQEDLTVKYGRRVPLAIKIAPDMTDEETVLVAAALIDSGMDAVIATNTTLSREGVQGLPHADEAGGLSGAPVREKSTHTVKVLAGELAGRLPIIAAGGITEGRHAAEKIAAGASLVQIYSGFIYKGPALIGQSVDAIAAMSRH; encoded by the coding sequence ATGTATAACCTGGCCCGCCAGTTATTGTTCAAACTTTCCCCGGAAACCTCCCATGACCTGTCGCTGGATCTCATCGGCGCGGGCGGGCGTTTGGGGCTCAATGGCTTGTTGAGCAAGGCGCCTGCGCAGTTGCCGGTCACAGTGATGGGCCTTAACTTCCCGAATCCGGTGGGGTTGGCGGCGGGGCTGGACAAAAATGGCGCGGCCATCGACGGCTTTGCGCAGTTGGGTTTCGGCTTTGTTGAAGTCGGTACCGTGACCCCACGTCCACAGCCGGGTAATCCGAAACCACGGATTTTTCGGTTGCCCCAAGCTGAGGCGATCATTAACCGCATGGGCTTTAACAACCTGGGCGTCGATCACCTGATCACTCGCGTCAAGGCGGCTCGGTACAGCGGCATCCTTGGAATCAACATCGGCAAGAACTTCGACACACCGGTTGAGCGCGCCGTGGACGATTACTTGATCTGCCTGGATAAGGTCTACGAGCACGCGAGTTATGTGACGGTTAATGTCAGCTCGCCTAATACCCCCGGTTTGCGCAGCTTGCAGTTCGGGGACTCGCTCAAGCAACTGCTCGAAGCGCTGCGCATGCGTCAAGAAGACCTCACTGTGAAATACGGCCGTCGCGTGCCGTTGGCGATCAAGATCGCGCCGGACATGACCGACGAAGAAACCGTGTTGGTGGCCGCTGCGTTGATTGACTCGGGCATGGACGCGGTGATCGCCACCAACACCACTCTTAGCCGCGAGGGTGTCCAAGGTTTGCCCCACGCCGACGAGGCCGGTGGTCTGTCGGGCGCGCCGGTTCGCGAAAAAAGTACCCATACGGTCAAGGTGCTGGCGGGAGAACTGGCGGGGCGCTTGCCAATCATTGCGGCGGGCGGAATCACTGAAGGCAGGCACGCGGCGGAAAAAATCGCGGCCGGTGCAAGTCTGGTGCAGATTTATTCGGGCTTCATCTATAAAGGGCCAGCGCTGATCGGGCAGTCGGTTGACGCTATTGCTGCAATGAGTCGCCACTGA
- a CDS encoding ANTAR domain-containing response regulator encodes MLRILLINDTFKKVGRLKAALVEAGFDVIDESGLIIDLPARVEAVRPDVILIDTESPGRDVMEQVVLVSRDQPRPIVMFTDEHDPLVMRQAIKSGVSAYIVEGIHAQRLQPILDVAMARFESDQELRAQLQARDQQLAERKRIELAKGLLMKMKNCKEEEAYTLMRRQAMSRQQKLIQVAEQIIAMSELLG; translated from the coding sequence ATGCTGCGTATCCTGCTGATAAACGACACATTCAAGAAGGTCGGTCGCCTCAAGGCCGCTCTCGTAGAAGCCGGTTTTGATGTCATTGATGAGTCCGGGCTGATTATCGACCTGCCGGCACGGGTCGAAGCGGTTCGCCCTGACGTGATTCTGATCGACACCGAATCCCCCGGCCGCGACGTAATGGAACAAGTGGTGCTGGTCAGCCGCGATCAGCCCAGGCCCATCGTGATGTTCACCGACGAGCACGACCCGTTGGTCATGCGCCAAGCGATCAAGTCTGGGGTCAGCGCCTACATTGTCGAAGGCATTCACGCTCAGCGCCTGCAACCGATTCTGGACGTGGCCATGGCCCGTTTTGAGAGCGACCAGGAACTTCGTGCCCAATTACAGGCACGCGATCAGCAACTGGCCGAGCGTAAACGCATCGAATTGGCCAAAGGCCTGCTGATGAAAATGAAAAATTGCAAAGAAGAAGAGGCCTACACCCTGATGCGCCGCCAAGCCATGAGCCGCCAGCAAAAGCTGATTCAAGTAGCCGAGCAGATCATCGCCATGAGTGAGTTGTTGGGGTAG